The following are encoded together in the Bactrocera neohumeralis isolate Rockhampton chromosome 6, APGP_CSIRO_Bneo_wtdbg2-racon-allhic-juicebox.fasta_v2, whole genome shotgun sequence genome:
- the LOC126763285 gene encoding protein FAM135B isoform X2: MGDLQATIEFSVELYKFFNVDLFQRGLYQVRCGLRVSPRLPVQVETSIADTPQNNAHTAEIHTQAPATTNGCNGGDSSGGDGGGGGGGSSDGDVLQEPREQQQDALPSMLQNGGSLLSGSACIINGCGASRVFQILYRNEEVTLRDVIHFRTHLLVDSRHLKESIERAEFSLQLELWFGEQNGTSALSLASTRTLQLNFHPGRGLHYHLPVLFDYFHLAAISVGIHASLVALHQPYINAPKSSKAWSGKLNCRGSMSPGPLEAVFFGPQIVGTTKCSGGPAGRLLQSRQIHHEVCSLLLGAIENLKVTLNEFSAVLTKSMNNQIGSPPLRENDTTERLQHLTEEAKLHDTEEDFAIRANSDIAQLCAECIMYWRRVLLASSQTAVHTLLAKKHHILRVQRFAEGFFVNENPRHSAAGCYDSNYQNYVAIAEMARRSRYLQSLPPLPVHCTPIDGDASSLPLIFEDRYVEPPNYTRRRTGSDPHLNSHESLVSSCGSNTTPKLPPPPAASMLDKTHSVNSLSGRSTNSKECSCTVNFDYQNSPGCVAGVLTPRFALGGEVLQASLTISTTAAAKAPSNSALNHRQMSRHSVTGLLEADDDSVTAKECSYNANSTLPARHSKSLDQLDGTVHSTPSLRTHSHTQQLNMHGSLQTQSDSNYKHFSDGASVSSLANKVEQSATRKHKAQAEDLMRNISEFRQKYKNCEDGTRCETKLHLNGHAKTTNNLAVNGCNRADVSTLNRQLSTGKFDYLHEIRMLNSPKQLTLCSHYNSLPKYNGNGLIPPRNSYPPIKSKKINGCKENEAKAAKQIVTPIQQHTIPRSSSSQALRQKSQGDVSSQAEYASTIPRSVEIARVRVSDLKEMLKNGTLKKESSSSESDIPSKVQSSKSSDNKMLSSLSVPFKLESLNTTSSEQNTSGFSESLPNLAPPPQFDANTGQKRKLVLSNSTSSLSEESGWVSSRRSSLGPSSPETITNNEKNEKNEQAHINGMETRLNGEQLRLKLQQLLDQQTQKNIKKHSTAKQSSQNHKNNAANNEISIQRKVSSVTLKMKPDFNRTELHLRRRLQHLTNGESTETDDLEIPARRERLRHGKHEKSKSDFDLASLKENTPLENVRVPPPQQFQDDLLPPDEFRDPPLPGTHEKFTTDTTIPTNTTTIISTRHGNNKKTPSTQSVTSKIQSSNEIKLMPTQIPKTKLKHHQSFNISPKKNQSRPSHTTTVQTQNLYAMQKSSPTTTLLAKPSQIKEIATPDQSLLKLMEPSHAIDNPVYHIYESLKPIATPAIFTNKPLLKSHSILELKHSHQPSSELYNNHCRSTPHHHIANINNGVTNVTHNGHGHSHMHSHEHTNDHTIHTHAVELTEDEDKENTSNTQNKAIVARTDSQKSNSSKVLVKRTKTAAVVGSGQDSNVSLMEFEKYREEFRKQIKYTGSIYSDFAKLASELPYFSICDEYRAFSPNGMHLIICVHGLDGNAADLRLVRTYLELGLPGANLEFLMSERNQGDTFSDFETMTDRLVAEILYHIETCGLNPTRISFVAHSLGTIIVRSALARSQMRPLLPRLHTFLSLSGPHLGTLYNTSGLVNMGMWFMQKWKKSGSLLQLCMRDTSDLRNTFLYRLSQRSTLHHFKNILLCGSSQDRYVPAHSARLELCKAAIRDNSNLGTVYREMIHNIIAPILARPELQLARYDVHHALPHTANTLIGRAAHIAVLDSELFIEKFLLIAGLKYFS, from the exons TTGACAGCCGTCACTTGAAGGAATCCATTGAACGTGCGGAATTCTCATTGCAATTGGAGTTGTGGTTTGGCGAACAAAACGGCACCAGCGCATTATCATTGGCCTCCACACGCACCTTACAGCTGAATTTCCATCCAGGTCGAGGGCTCCATTACCATCTGCCGGTGCTGTTCGATTACTTCCACTTGGCCGCCATTAGCGTTGGCATCCACGCCAGTTTAGTGGCTTTGCATCAGCCCTACATAAA CGCGCCTAAAAGCTCGAAAGCTTGGAGCGGCAAGCTGAACTGCCGTGGCAGTATGTCGCCCGGTCCATTGGAGGCGGTCTTTTTTGGGCCACAAATTGTGGGCACCACCAAGTGCAGTGGCGGTCCCGCTGGACGTTTACTGCAATCGCGTCAAATACATCACGAAGTGTGTAGCCTACTGTTGGGCGCTATTGAGAATCTCAAAGTCACGCTCAACGAGTTCAGCGCAGTGCTTACGAAGAGCATGAATAATCAAATCGGCTCACCACCATTACGCGAGAACGATACCACGGAGCGTTTGCAGCATTTAACCGAAGAGGCGAAG CTTCACGACACCGAAGAAGATTTCGCGATTCGTGCAAATTCCGACATCGCACAGCTGTGCGCCGAGTGTATCATGTACTGGCGGCGTGTCTTGCTCGCCTCCTCACAAACGGCCGTGCATACACTGCTCGCCAAAAAACATCATATACTGCGTGTGCAACGCTTTGCGGAAGGGTTTTTTGTCAACGAGAACCCGCGTCATTCGGCGGCCGGTTGCTATGATAGCAACTATCAGAATTATGTAGCCATCGCAGAAATGGCACGTCGTAGCCGTTATCTACAGTCGCTGCCACCGCTACCGGTACACTGCACGCCGATCGATGGTGATGCGAGCTCTTTACCATTGATATTTGAAGATCGCTATGTCGAACCGCCGAACTATACGCGTCGTCGTACCGGCAGCGATCCGCATTTAAATAGTCACGAGAGTTTGGTGAGCTCTTGTGGCAGCAACACAACGCCCAAACTACCACCACCGCCAGCAGCGAGCATGCTCGATAAGACACACTCCGTTAACAGCCTCAGCGGGCGTAGTACTAATTCCAAAGAATGCTCGTGTACCGTAAATTTTGATTATCAGAATAGTCCCGGCTGTGTGGCTGGCGTGCTGACGCCACGTTTCGCTTTGGGTGGTGAAGTATTGCAAGCAAGTCTCACTATTTCAACCACAGCAGCGGCCAAAGCACCGAGTAATAGCGCGCTAAACCATCGACAGATGTCGCGGCACTCTGTTACCGGTCTACTTGAGGCTGACGATGATTCAGTGACTGCAAAGGAATGCAGTTACAATGCTAATAGCACGCTGCCAGCGCGGCACAGCAAGTCATTGGACCAACTGGATGGCACAGTCCACAGCACGCCCTCCTTgcgcacacacagccacacacaacAGCTCAACATGCATGGTTCCTTACAAACGCAATCAGATTCAAATTATAAACACTTTAGTGATGGCGCCAGCGTATCCAGTTTGGCCAACAAGGTCGAACAATCGGCGACGCGCAAGCATAAAGCACAAGCTGAAGATCTCATGCGCAATATTTCCGAGTTCCGTCAGAAGTACAAGAACTGTGAAGATGGTACACGCTGTGAGACCAAACTGCATTTAAATGGACACGCTAAGACCACAAATAATCTAGCTGTAAATGGTTGCAACCGTGCCGACGTAAGCACACTTAATCGGCAGTTAAGTACGGGAAAATTCGATTATTTGCACGAGATACGCATGCTGAACTCACCGAAGCAGCTAACGCTATGCTCACATTACAACTCGTTGCCAAAATACAATGGGAATGGCTTGATACCGCCGCGAAACTCATATCCACCCATTAAGTCCAAGAAAATAAATGGTTGTAAAGAGAACGAAGCCAAAGCCGCCAAGCAGATAGTGACGCCAATACAACAACACACAATACCGCGTAGCAGCTCTTCACAAGCCTTACGTCAGAAGTCCCAAGGCGATGTAAGCAGTCAAGCAGAGTATGCGTCAACCATACCGCGTTCGGTTGAGATCGCACGGGTGCGTGTCTCCGATCTCAAAGAAATGTTGAAGAACGGCACACTCAAGAAGGAGTCAAGTAGTTCTGAAAGTGATATACCCTCGAAAGTGCAGTCCTCGAAAAGTAGTGACAATAAAATGCTCTCTTCTCTTAGTGTACCATTTAAATTAGAGTCGCTGAATACGACTAGCAGCGAACAGAATACTAGTGGCTTTAGCGAATCATTACCGAATCTGGCGCCACCACCGCAATTCGATGCGAACACGGGACAAAAGCGAAAACTTGTGCTAAGCAATTCCACGTCGTCGTTGAGTGAGGAGAGTGGTTGGGTGTCGAGTCGGCGCAGTTCACTCGGTCCATCTAGTCCAGAGACCATtacaaataacgaaaaaaacgaaaagaatgAACAAGCACATATCAATGGTATGGAGACTCGCTTAAATGGCGAGCAACTACGTcttaaattacaacaactattggatcagcaaactcaaaagaatattaaaaagcaCAGTACAGCAAAACAGTCGAgtcaaaatcacaaaaacaatgCCGCAAACAATGAAATATCGATACAACGTAAGGTCTCATCCGTAACGCTGAAGATGAAACCAGACTTTAATAGAACCGAATTGCATTTACGACGCCGTCTGCAGCATTTAACGAATGGCGAATCCACGGAAACGGATGATTTAGAAATCCCTGCACGGCGCGAACGTTTAAGACATGGCAAACACGAAAAATCCAAATCAGATTTCGATCTAGCTAGTTTAAAAGAAAACACACCACTAGAGAATGTGCGCGTACCGCCACCACAGCAGTTCCAAGATGATTTGCTGCCACCCGATGAATTTCGTGATCCACCATTACCCGGTACACATGAGAAATTTACGACAGACACAACGATTCCCACAAATACAACAACCATAATCTCAACAAGACATGGTAACAATAAGAAAACTCCTTCCACGCAGTCCGTAACGTCGAAAATACAGTCAAGCAACGAAATCAAGTTGATGCCGACACAAATACCTAAAACAAAGCTAAAGCATCATCAAAGCTTTAATATCAGTCCAAAGAAGAATCAGAGTCGGCCGTCGCATACAACAACAGTGCAGACACAAAATCTATACGCAATGCAAAAATCTTCGCCGACGACGACACTTCTTGCGAAACCGTcccaaataaaagaaattgccaCCCCGGATCAAAGCCTTTTAAAACTCATGGAGCCCTCGCATGCTATCGACAACCCAGTCTATCACATATACGAATCGTTGAAACCCATCGCCACACCCGCCATATTCACAAACAAACCGTTATTAAAGTCACACAGCATCTTGGAGCTGAAACATAGTCATCAGCCGTCGAGTGAACTCTACAACAACCACTGCAGATCAACACCGCATCATCACATCGCCAACATAAACAATGGTGTTACGAATGTGACCCACAATGGGCACGGCCACAGCCATATGCACAGTCATGAGCATACCAACGATCACACCATACATACGCATGCGGTTGAACTCACCGAGGACGAAGATAAAGAGAATACCAGCAACACACAAAATAAAGCCATAGTGGCGCGAACCGATAGCCAAAAGTCGAACAGTTCCAAGGTGTTGGTTAAACGCACAAAAACCGCTGCCGTCGTCGGTAGTGGTCAAGATTCCAATGTTTCACTCATGGAGTTTGAAAAGTATCGTGAAGAATTTCGCAAACAGATCAAATATACCGGTAGCATTTATTCGGACTTTGCTAAGCTGGCTTCCGAACTGCCATACTTTAGCATTTGCGATGAGTATCGCGCCTTTTCGCCCAACGGTATGCATTTAATTATCTGTGTTCACGGGTTGGATGGAAACGCCGCCGATTTGCGACTCGTGCGTACTTATCTAGAGCTCGGTTTGCCCGGCGCTAATTTGGAGTTTCTAATGTCGGAGCGCAATCAAGGCGATACGTTTTCCGATTTTGAAACAATGACCGATCG GCTTGTAGCTGAGATACTATATCATATAGAAACATGTGGTCTGAATCCAACACGCATTTCATTCGTCGCACACTCTTTAGGTACGATCATAGTACGTAGCGCTTTGGCGCGTTCGCAAATGCGTCCATTACTACCGCGTCTACACACATTCCTATCGCTGTCTGGACCACATTTGGGTACGCTATACAACACTAGCGGGCTTGTCAATATGG GCATGTGGTTCATGCAGAAATGGAAGAAATCCGGCTCACTTTTACAGCTTTGTATGCGCGACACATCGGATCTACGCAATACGTTTTTATATCGTCTTAGCCAGCGCAGCACCCTGCATCATTTCAAGAATATACTGCTCTGCGGTTCGAGTCAAGATCGTTATGTGCCAGCGCATTCGGCCCGTCTGGAGCTCTGCAAAGCCGCCATACGTGATAACTCCAATCTGGGCACGGTTTACAG ggaAATGATACACAACATAATCGCACCGATATTGGCTCGTCCCGAATTGCAGTTAGCGCGTTACGACGTCCATCATGCACTTCCGCATACAGCAAATACGCTCATCGGTAGAGCAGCGCATATTGCTGTACTCGACTCGGAATTATTCATAGAGAAATTTTTACTGATTGCcggcttaaaatattttagttaa
- the LOC126763285 gene encoding protein FAM135B isoform X1, whose amino-acid sequence MGDLQATIEFSVELYKFFNVDLFQRGLYQVRCGLRVSPRLPVQVETSIADTPQNNAHTAEIHTQAPATTNGCNGGDSSGGDGGGGGGGSSDGDVLQEPREQQQDALPSMLQNGGSLLSGSACIINGCGASRVFQILYRNEEVTLRDVIHFRTHLLVDSRHLKESIERAEFSLQLELWFGEQNGTSALSLASTRTLQLNFHPGRGLHYHLPVLFDYFHLAAISVGIHASLVALHQPYIKKTLFRYMKLCAPKSSKAWSGKLNCRGSMSPGPLEAVFFGPQIVGTTKCSGGPAGRLLQSRQIHHEVCSLLLGAIENLKVTLNEFSAVLTKSMNNQIGSPPLRENDTTERLQHLTEEAKLHDTEEDFAIRANSDIAQLCAECIMYWRRVLLASSQTAVHTLLAKKHHILRVQRFAEGFFVNENPRHSAAGCYDSNYQNYVAIAEMARRSRYLQSLPPLPVHCTPIDGDASSLPLIFEDRYVEPPNYTRRRTGSDPHLNSHESLVSSCGSNTTPKLPPPPAASMLDKTHSVNSLSGRSTNSKECSCTVNFDYQNSPGCVAGVLTPRFALGGEVLQASLTISTTAAAKAPSNSALNHRQMSRHSVTGLLEADDDSVTAKECSYNANSTLPARHSKSLDQLDGTVHSTPSLRTHSHTQQLNMHGSLQTQSDSNYKHFSDGASVSSLANKVEQSATRKHKAQAEDLMRNISEFRQKYKNCEDGTRCETKLHLNGHAKTTNNLAVNGCNRADVSTLNRQLSTGKFDYLHEIRMLNSPKQLTLCSHYNSLPKYNGNGLIPPRNSYPPIKSKKINGCKENEAKAAKQIVTPIQQHTIPRSSSSQALRQKSQGDVSSQAEYASTIPRSVEIARVRVSDLKEMLKNGTLKKESSSSESDIPSKVQSSKSSDNKMLSSLSVPFKLESLNTTSSEQNTSGFSESLPNLAPPPQFDANTGQKRKLVLSNSTSSLSEESGWVSSRRSSLGPSSPETITNNEKNEKNEQAHINGMETRLNGEQLRLKLQQLLDQQTQKNIKKHSTAKQSSQNHKNNAANNEISIQRKVSSVTLKMKPDFNRTELHLRRRLQHLTNGESTETDDLEIPARRERLRHGKHEKSKSDFDLASLKENTPLENVRVPPPQQFQDDLLPPDEFRDPPLPGTHEKFTTDTTIPTNTTTIISTRHGNNKKTPSTQSVTSKIQSSNEIKLMPTQIPKTKLKHHQSFNISPKKNQSRPSHTTTVQTQNLYAMQKSSPTTTLLAKPSQIKEIATPDQSLLKLMEPSHAIDNPVYHIYESLKPIATPAIFTNKPLLKSHSILELKHSHQPSSELYNNHCRSTPHHHIANINNGVTNVTHNGHGHSHMHSHEHTNDHTIHTHAVELTEDEDKENTSNTQNKAIVARTDSQKSNSSKVLVKRTKTAAVVGSGQDSNVSLMEFEKYREEFRKQIKYTGSIYSDFAKLASELPYFSICDEYRAFSPNGMHLIICVHGLDGNAADLRLVRTYLELGLPGANLEFLMSERNQGDTFSDFETMTDRLVAEILYHIETCGLNPTRISFVAHSLGTIIVRSALARSQMRPLLPRLHTFLSLSGPHLGTLYNTSGLVNMGMWFMQKWKKSGSLLQLCMRDTSDLRNTFLYRLSQRSTLHHFKNILLCGSSQDRYVPAHSARLELCKAAIRDNSNLGTVYREMIHNIIAPILARPELQLARYDVHHALPHTANTLIGRAAHIAVLDSELFIEKFLLIAGLKYFS is encoded by the exons TTGACAGCCGTCACTTGAAGGAATCCATTGAACGTGCGGAATTCTCATTGCAATTGGAGTTGTGGTTTGGCGAACAAAACGGCACCAGCGCATTATCATTGGCCTCCACACGCACCTTACAGCTGAATTTCCATCCAGGTCGAGGGCTCCATTACCATCTGCCGGTGCTGTTCGATTACTTCCACTTGGCCGCCATTAGCGTTGGCATCCACGCCAGTTTAGTGGCTTTGCATCAGCCCTACATAAA gaaaacactTTTCCGTTACATGAAACTCTG CGCGCCTAAAAGCTCGAAAGCTTGGAGCGGCAAGCTGAACTGCCGTGGCAGTATGTCGCCCGGTCCATTGGAGGCGGTCTTTTTTGGGCCACAAATTGTGGGCACCACCAAGTGCAGTGGCGGTCCCGCTGGACGTTTACTGCAATCGCGTCAAATACATCACGAAGTGTGTAGCCTACTGTTGGGCGCTATTGAGAATCTCAAAGTCACGCTCAACGAGTTCAGCGCAGTGCTTACGAAGAGCATGAATAATCAAATCGGCTCACCACCATTACGCGAGAACGATACCACGGAGCGTTTGCAGCATTTAACCGAAGAGGCGAAG CTTCACGACACCGAAGAAGATTTCGCGATTCGTGCAAATTCCGACATCGCACAGCTGTGCGCCGAGTGTATCATGTACTGGCGGCGTGTCTTGCTCGCCTCCTCACAAACGGCCGTGCATACACTGCTCGCCAAAAAACATCATATACTGCGTGTGCAACGCTTTGCGGAAGGGTTTTTTGTCAACGAGAACCCGCGTCATTCGGCGGCCGGTTGCTATGATAGCAACTATCAGAATTATGTAGCCATCGCAGAAATGGCACGTCGTAGCCGTTATCTACAGTCGCTGCCACCGCTACCGGTACACTGCACGCCGATCGATGGTGATGCGAGCTCTTTACCATTGATATTTGAAGATCGCTATGTCGAACCGCCGAACTATACGCGTCGTCGTACCGGCAGCGATCCGCATTTAAATAGTCACGAGAGTTTGGTGAGCTCTTGTGGCAGCAACACAACGCCCAAACTACCACCACCGCCAGCAGCGAGCATGCTCGATAAGACACACTCCGTTAACAGCCTCAGCGGGCGTAGTACTAATTCCAAAGAATGCTCGTGTACCGTAAATTTTGATTATCAGAATAGTCCCGGCTGTGTGGCTGGCGTGCTGACGCCACGTTTCGCTTTGGGTGGTGAAGTATTGCAAGCAAGTCTCACTATTTCAACCACAGCAGCGGCCAAAGCACCGAGTAATAGCGCGCTAAACCATCGACAGATGTCGCGGCACTCTGTTACCGGTCTACTTGAGGCTGACGATGATTCAGTGACTGCAAAGGAATGCAGTTACAATGCTAATAGCACGCTGCCAGCGCGGCACAGCAAGTCATTGGACCAACTGGATGGCACAGTCCACAGCACGCCCTCCTTgcgcacacacagccacacacaacAGCTCAACATGCATGGTTCCTTACAAACGCAATCAGATTCAAATTATAAACACTTTAGTGATGGCGCCAGCGTATCCAGTTTGGCCAACAAGGTCGAACAATCGGCGACGCGCAAGCATAAAGCACAAGCTGAAGATCTCATGCGCAATATTTCCGAGTTCCGTCAGAAGTACAAGAACTGTGAAGATGGTACACGCTGTGAGACCAAACTGCATTTAAATGGACACGCTAAGACCACAAATAATCTAGCTGTAAATGGTTGCAACCGTGCCGACGTAAGCACACTTAATCGGCAGTTAAGTACGGGAAAATTCGATTATTTGCACGAGATACGCATGCTGAACTCACCGAAGCAGCTAACGCTATGCTCACATTACAACTCGTTGCCAAAATACAATGGGAATGGCTTGATACCGCCGCGAAACTCATATCCACCCATTAAGTCCAAGAAAATAAATGGTTGTAAAGAGAACGAAGCCAAAGCCGCCAAGCAGATAGTGACGCCAATACAACAACACACAATACCGCGTAGCAGCTCTTCACAAGCCTTACGTCAGAAGTCCCAAGGCGATGTAAGCAGTCAAGCAGAGTATGCGTCAACCATACCGCGTTCGGTTGAGATCGCACGGGTGCGTGTCTCCGATCTCAAAGAAATGTTGAAGAACGGCACACTCAAGAAGGAGTCAAGTAGTTCTGAAAGTGATATACCCTCGAAAGTGCAGTCCTCGAAAAGTAGTGACAATAAAATGCTCTCTTCTCTTAGTGTACCATTTAAATTAGAGTCGCTGAATACGACTAGCAGCGAACAGAATACTAGTGGCTTTAGCGAATCATTACCGAATCTGGCGCCACCACCGCAATTCGATGCGAACACGGGACAAAAGCGAAAACTTGTGCTAAGCAATTCCACGTCGTCGTTGAGTGAGGAGAGTGGTTGGGTGTCGAGTCGGCGCAGTTCACTCGGTCCATCTAGTCCAGAGACCATtacaaataacgaaaaaaacgaaaagaatgAACAAGCACATATCAATGGTATGGAGACTCGCTTAAATGGCGAGCAACTACGTcttaaattacaacaactattggatcagcaaactcaaaagaatattaaaaagcaCAGTACAGCAAAACAGTCGAgtcaaaatcacaaaaacaatgCCGCAAACAATGAAATATCGATACAACGTAAGGTCTCATCCGTAACGCTGAAGATGAAACCAGACTTTAATAGAACCGAATTGCATTTACGACGCCGTCTGCAGCATTTAACGAATGGCGAATCCACGGAAACGGATGATTTAGAAATCCCTGCACGGCGCGAACGTTTAAGACATGGCAAACACGAAAAATCCAAATCAGATTTCGATCTAGCTAGTTTAAAAGAAAACACACCACTAGAGAATGTGCGCGTACCGCCACCACAGCAGTTCCAAGATGATTTGCTGCCACCCGATGAATTTCGTGATCCACCATTACCCGGTACACATGAGAAATTTACGACAGACACAACGATTCCCACAAATACAACAACCATAATCTCAACAAGACATGGTAACAATAAGAAAACTCCTTCCACGCAGTCCGTAACGTCGAAAATACAGTCAAGCAACGAAATCAAGTTGATGCCGACACAAATACCTAAAACAAAGCTAAAGCATCATCAAAGCTTTAATATCAGTCCAAAGAAGAATCAGAGTCGGCCGTCGCATACAACAACAGTGCAGACACAAAATCTATACGCAATGCAAAAATCTTCGCCGACGACGACACTTCTTGCGAAACCGTcccaaataaaagaaattgccaCCCCGGATCAAAGCCTTTTAAAACTCATGGAGCCCTCGCATGCTATCGACAACCCAGTCTATCACATATACGAATCGTTGAAACCCATCGCCACACCCGCCATATTCACAAACAAACCGTTATTAAAGTCACACAGCATCTTGGAGCTGAAACATAGTCATCAGCCGTCGAGTGAACTCTACAACAACCACTGCAGATCAACACCGCATCATCACATCGCCAACATAAACAATGGTGTTACGAATGTGACCCACAATGGGCACGGCCACAGCCATATGCACAGTCATGAGCATACCAACGATCACACCATACATACGCATGCGGTTGAACTCACCGAGGACGAAGATAAAGAGAATACCAGCAACACACAAAATAAAGCCATAGTGGCGCGAACCGATAGCCAAAAGTCGAACAGTTCCAAGGTGTTGGTTAAACGCACAAAAACCGCTGCCGTCGTCGGTAGTGGTCAAGATTCCAATGTTTCACTCATGGAGTTTGAAAAGTATCGTGAAGAATTTCGCAAACAGATCAAATATACCGGTAGCATTTATTCGGACTTTGCTAAGCTGGCTTCCGAACTGCCATACTTTAGCATTTGCGATGAGTATCGCGCCTTTTCGCCCAACGGTATGCATTTAATTATCTGTGTTCACGGGTTGGATGGAAACGCCGCCGATTTGCGACTCGTGCGTACTTATCTAGAGCTCGGTTTGCCCGGCGCTAATTTGGAGTTTCTAATGTCGGAGCGCAATCAAGGCGATACGTTTTCCGATTTTGAAACAATGACCGATCG GCTTGTAGCTGAGATACTATATCATATAGAAACATGTGGTCTGAATCCAACACGCATTTCATTCGTCGCACACTCTTTAGGTACGATCATAGTACGTAGCGCTTTGGCGCGTTCGCAAATGCGTCCATTACTACCGCGTCTACACACATTCCTATCGCTGTCTGGACCACATTTGGGTACGCTATACAACACTAGCGGGCTTGTCAATATGG GCATGTGGTTCATGCAGAAATGGAAGAAATCCGGCTCACTTTTACAGCTTTGTATGCGCGACACATCGGATCTACGCAATACGTTTTTATATCGTCTTAGCCAGCGCAGCACCCTGCATCATTTCAAGAATATACTGCTCTGCGGTTCGAGTCAAGATCGTTATGTGCCAGCGCATTCGGCCCGTCTGGAGCTCTGCAAAGCCGCCATACGTGATAACTCCAATCTGGGCACGGTTTACAG ggaAATGATACACAACATAATCGCACCGATATTGGCTCGTCCCGAATTGCAGTTAGCGCGTTACGACGTCCATCATGCACTTCCGCATACAGCAAATACGCTCATCGGTAGAGCAGCGCATATTGCTGTACTCGACTCGGAATTATTCATAGAGAAATTTTTACTGATTGCcggcttaaaatattttagttaa